The stretch of DNA CATGGGCAGCTGCAGATCTGGGGGACAACGAGAGGAAGCAGAAGTTTTTGAGGTTGATGGGCGCAGGGAAGGTTTGTTTGGTCATATTCTATGTAGACTATTTTTCCCAACCCTCTCATCAGGGACCACTAGACGTTTCACATATTTATTGTGGCCCTAACTGGAACACCTGATTTCAAATGTAGCTAAGTCAACTAATCACCAAGCCCTTGACTAGTTGAATCGAGTGTGCCAGTCTGGTACTGGACTATTATTACTGTAACTCAGTTATTATTTAGTTATTGCAGTTACCTCTATTCCACTATTAGATTGAGCCACCATTTTATCGTAGGCTACAATTTATTATCCATATAGCATTGTCAAAGGAGGAACAGAACTGGTATTACAGAATGATATGTCTACTGTATTTGGTCCTGCAGAAAGAACACACTGGACGTCTAGTCATTGGAGATCACAAATCAACATCCCATGTCCGCAGCGGTGAGTAACACTCTTTTGAATTATAGAAAAAGGGTTGTCAAGGTACTGGTATCTTGACAACCCTATTCTACACCCCTTTCAAATGCTTTACTCACAGATGTATCTATCTCATCTAATCTAACCTTTTCCCATATCAATACAGTACTATCTGGGACCAGATAGCACTGTATTTGGTATGATTGGTGTTTCACTAGTTTGTCCTCTGCAGGGGCGGAGGACCAGAGGATGAACTCTGAGCTGGAGTTGCAGTACCAGCAGGGGCTGGATGGGAAGCTGTCAGGCAGGAACAGGAGACACGTCGGACTGGGCTTTAGCGAGGTGAGAGATCAGACAgaagtttttttatttcacctttatttaaccagataagctagttgagaacaagttctcatttacaactgcgacctggccaagataaagcaaagcagtgcaacacaacaacacagagttacacatggaataaacaagcgtacagtcaataacacaatagaaaaaaataaagtctatataaagtgtgtgcaaatggcgtgaggaggtaaggcaataaataggccatagtagcgaagtaattacaatttagcagattaacactggggtgataaatgagcagatgatgatgtgcaagtagagatactggtgtgcaaaagagcagaaaagtaaataaaaacaatatggggatgaggtaggtagattgggtgggctaagTTTAACATCGATCctagcaaagatggctgacaaattGTTCCATTCTGATGAATAGGGGTTCTATGACGTCAGACAATCTGCTGTACTATTATCTATGGGGTTGAATGGCTGAAGCAATTTTGGGTACGCTTTCATTCTATTTAGCTGGGTTGTGTTCGTTAggaaccaaacagaagaaaaatcTCCAAAGCCTGGAAGGTACTATCTGAATTTGTCTAATAAAAACTTCTGTTGCAATGAACACAATCCTGGCCTGTTACATGACATGATTAGACCGTGATGTAATACTGATTGATTGATATAATCTTATTTTAAGATTCGAGTTACTGATGGTGCTTCTCATTAGACTTGTATGTTTGCATGGCTATGTAAGATAGCACAGCACATGGAAGCGCCACAACGTCTCTTTACTAAGACTGTTTGTGATTGGCTCAAGTCAGAGGCATAATTTATACAGGCAAAATGTCATGTACATACTTGCATGTTGCCCCAGTCTCCAGATCTTCATTTTGTGACTCTTCCATTCCGCTCCACAGCCTGACCCAGCCCCACCTCCACCACCCGTAGAGGGCCAAAGCAAGGCAGAGCAACCAGCCAGTCCCAATGCCCCAGACAGCCCCTCAGAACCCCAGGGCTCACCAGACAAACCCCCCTCACCAAGCCCAGAGGACAAGAAACACACCTTCAAAATGGCCTTTGTGAAGTCATCCTAAGACTGGGAGAAAAACAGGCACTTTTTTTCTAAAGTCAAACCACAGATTTGTACATAAGTCGTTCTTTTGTGTCTCTGCAGTACTCCCAAGCTGATGTTGTTTCCTTGTCAATTTTTGTTAGGAAttcctaactgaaagagggactGTACCGACGTGATGTAATGGTTCTGAGACGAAGCAAAAGCTTTAATTAAATTGTGTTGAATGTCTCATCATGTTATAAAATGTACTTAAACATCAATAAACTGAAGTACCACACAGTAGGGATGAATATTTTCTCAAATCTACCAAGGTGGCCGTTTAAAATATGATCACTATAGCAGGGTTCTCCCTGAGCTACGTTGCCGGCTTGTCTGGGCCACTATGTGAAACTGATATTTGGTAATGATAGAGTAACTTTGATCAGCAATTACATTTTTGTGAATTGTGAAACAGGCCGTTCATAAATTCCGAGCTTTATCATGTTCCTCAATTAGTTCAGTGCATTTCAGTAGTCGGATATCTCAACACAGAGCAGGCTGTAGCATCATACAAACGACCAAAGATACTAAGCTTGCTAGAAAACCTCCAACGAATGACAAAATATCCTATTTGGCAATATTTGAGTTGATGATTAGCCTATACAGATAGCAGATCAGTGCATGAATAACGGAGAGATGAGAGCATATTGTTAAAATCCATATCTACTCTCATACAATTTGTTGATCTCATTCTCTACTGAAGCTCTGATGGGCAGCAATACGAGACAGCGCAGAGTTATAGTGATATTTAGACATGCATAATGTAGAAGAGCTTTTAAAGACAGGACTGTCCAGCCAGCAATCCCAGTTAATTTGTGTCTATCAGAATAAACCCAAGGAAGCACATTAGATGGGCAGGACAACAGTATGTTGATGGCTGTAGATTTG from Salvelinus fontinalis isolate EN_2023a chromosome 5, ASM2944872v1, whole genome shotgun sequence encodes:
- the LOC129854995 gene encoding small acidic protein-like: MSSEGNRHGTKRPGSPNEDGPTPWAAADLGDNERKQKFLRLMGAGKKEHTGRLVIGDHKSTSHVRSGAEDQRMNSELELQYQQGLDGKLSGRNRRHVGLGFSEPDPAPPPPPVEGQSKAEQPASPNAPDSPSEPQGSPDKPPSPSPEDKKHTFKMAFVKSS